A single Candidatus Thermoplasmatota archaeon DNA region contains:
- a CDS encoding PKD domain-containing protein, with protein MRTEGFGLLVAVAAVIVAALMAAPIGSMQGMFGSSEHAPVADVGTQVLDVSPRSVDYRYYDFFDVPFGEWWDSRWDIYHTEQIISYTYPTMFYLYDQPPGKIWTYSNMMLDVKGRNMSEINMNSHPEFLPFLGTARGGNATIDWFMQYLTKAEMARYPGATAAWYDGWVISLNGTTTMDKQAAMTILNVTSAGYDNFANWWTANERGVEDAYVAWLMNEGNKRLDIYNMYEYPLTPLTFNLGAQKVADKIVLTYDIVSWGMEAMMTRWLHEAFMPTEHYFEGFNLHASIGPERTDVDIATEVAYGIYAHETAIVPGGKTHGDPCWVWRTNHQDVIRPTIGHPKSDIAPYMNFTYDHTAPGSLWYGRQMPYDYAPTAHNLSANETLVIEFPTGPQLFKEQAFYPNGTPILDKPINERILNTTANMTLNYAAPMVSDNPELSPGYVTVDNIAGRLTYTGPIDMWTWSKDQAKHSVLASEWDRLGIIPYSIPYVELTRDLTPQLPCAYGYAVSAMSSPVVTGELVTFTVTVYDQYGNVFPGYDGTLSFASTDVAAVLPGDYTFATADAGVHIFSNLIFRTAGLQDLMLVDAANPVITGGAWGIDVKAAPVADCFEFAGIPSIVGVNTAQDVTVTVYDQYGQLFVGYTGTITFGSNRSADVMLPPDTTVPAGENHVTVHGGMTFTSTGWFLVSASDSIDDTIYGETAVRVELDTPHVDHFVITGETELLPGVYHDLTVEAVDQFGSTFQTYTGTVHFATDAPGGTYSLPQDTAFAPADNGVKVFTHAMRFSQMGTYQVNVSDTVAKTAYGLLTGINVATMPNIVYTAYDFFQEPWGEWFWNPNWRHEWYYQDYILSNTTGQYSMLYDPDQNGARGVIYAPYRFNMTATNVSTVDVHNPEFMPVLGGVGPQVGAEAEMHIRMQYLDHAWWNSYWYPTWGGGSSVIRNYINTNDGYLIGTIIDVELNREAAYEWMGMPTTADPATWWGTNQYPYEDAWSNWIDNEGNNRLDIYCGYEDYYYPEWTWSDMSVDADGDILLTVAHISWGYEVLMTRWLNEAQLCTHEPWFEDFDLQATLGDGIARVSFDAAVQYGFHAVKANASASNDGAWAWEPAGIDYWPSWAQAPAYHHSEYDPYAGPSWGWGAKTTYQSWNAGDPRFGSEVEYTATPHRFNLYEFQTLVVKLPQGSNVPGYLGQGAGANAIFNMSLGDTHDYDALRYTGTASLGYVITNPTNPLDMASVYDPATKTLTFTGPYDFDNPGGRTGGMLYHGAPWIEFNVDANSPPSYTHIVTKGAQGPRASAVTWEYVPTDYMMWTGHIVNDGLRSLVVDVYDITTGVPVEIMHQRVRFASYDAYPTGIVDTAGVIMSPTHRYSITVTPNGPRGSSCTVDDPFRIPPPPPVAVFTAYANNLTVFVDGSSSYDLDGFIVSYDWDFGDGTSAAGVTANHTYATRGTYTITLTVMNNFGLNGSASEQVTIVTPPPIWASFTYSVNGLTVNVDASASSSGNGIASYDWDWGDGTTGSGMVGTHTYPASVNSTPSEPYHPTPGPPHAIFGFTYAADGVTVLTGCNVTLVNLRTGYSLTNTSDAVYGAYVVDAYAFDTGWFFGDLIRVAATSGAQTGWTISPLTDSLSGYDQIDVAMGFGVATITLRVTDTNGQTASVSHTVKLVLPPIASFTLTVDGLTVNVDASASSGQGGIVSYSWDWGDGTTGTGVTATHTYSTARSVLSDSGHALSGRGRMPMPYTVFGYTYGPDGVTPLNGCTVTITNTRTGESMIWNETRQYWDPNLNIYSLDLLELPTLYMIGDMLIVTATNGTFVGSVQAPVTDNPNGYLRIDVVLSETVEPIVKTITLTVTDSLGRTASVSQQIVLYP; from the coding sequence ATGAGGACTGAGGGATTCGGTCTTCTGGTAGCAGTTGCAGCGGTGATTGTCGCAGCGTTGATGGCAGCCCCTATTGGGAGCATGCAGGGGATGTTCGGGTCGTCGGAGCACGCGCCCGTCGCCGATGTTGGGACTCAGGTCTTGGATGTCAGTCCGAGGTCAGTTGACTATCGCTACTACGATTTCTTCGATGTGCCATTCGGCGAGTGGTGGGATTCGCGATGGGATATCTACCATACGGAGCAGATCATATCGTACACGTACCCGACGATGTTCTACTTGTACGACCAGCCCCCGGGCAAGATCTGGACATACTCCAACATGATGCTCGATGTCAAGGGAAGGAACATGAGCGAGATCAACATGAACAGTCACCCTGAGTTCCTGCCGTTTCTAGGAACCGCAAGAGGCGGCAATGCCACCATCGACTGGTTCATGCAGTACCTCACAAAAGCTGAGATGGCGAGGTATCCAGGAGCTACCGCAGCATGGTATGACGGCTGGGTGATTTCGCTCAACGGCACCACGACCATGGACAAGCAGGCCGCGATGACCATATTGAATGTTACTTCGGCGGGTTATGACAACTTCGCGAACTGGTGGACCGCCAACGAGCGTGGCGTCGAAGACGCCTATGTTGCCTGGCTGATGAACGAGGGCAACAAGAGGCTCGACATCTATAACATGTATGAGTATCCGCTCACGCCCTTGACATTCAACCTGGGCGCTCAGAAAGTGGCCGACAAGATCGTCCTAACGTACGACATAGTCAGCTGGGGCATGGAAGCGATGATGACCCGGTGGCTCCACGAGGCGTTCATGCCAACGGAGCACTACTTCGAAGGTTTCAACCTACACGCTAGCATAGGGCCGGAGAGAACGGATGTCGACATAGCCACCGAGGTGGCGTACGGCATATACGCGCACGAGACGGCTATAGTCCCTGGTGGCAAGACTCACGGTGATCCGTGCTGGGTTTGGAGGACGAACCACCAGGATGTCATCAGGCCGACCATCGGACACCCGAAGTCGGACATCGCTCCCTACATGAATTTCACGTACGACCACACCGCACCTGGTAGCCTGTGGTACGGCCGGCAGATGCCGTACGATTACGCACCCACAGCCCACAACCTGTCTGCGAACGAGACATTGGTGATTGAGTTCCCGACCGGGCCGCAGCTGTTCAAGGAGCAGGCGTTCTATCCGAACGGTACGCCGATACTTGACAAGCCGATTAACGAGAGGATTCTGAACACGACGGCAAACATGACCTTGAATTATGCGGCTCCGATGGTATCCGACAACCCGGAGCTTAGTCCTGGGTATGTGACGGTCGATAACATCGCCGGTCGGTTGACCTATACCGGACCGATCGACATGTGGACCTGGTCGAAGGATCAGGCGAAGCATTCGGTCCTTGCGAGTGAGTGGGACAGGCTAGGAATCATCCCGTATAGCATACCGTATGTCGAGCTCACTCGGGATCTAACTCCTCAGCTGCCTTGTGCATATGGATATGCAGTTTCCGCGATGTCGAGCCCCGTGGTCACAGGGGAGCTAGTGACCTTCACAGTGACCGTCTACGACCAGTACGGCAACGTGTTCCCTGGCTACGACGGGACGCTGAGCTTCGCATCAACAGATGTTGCTGCGGTACTGCCAGGAGATTACACGTTCGCGACAGCCGATGCGGGGGTCCACATATTCAGCAACTTGATCTTCCGGACCGCGGGGCTGCAGGACCTGATGCTCGTAGACGCTGCCAACCCTGTCATCACCGGTGGGGCGTGGGGCATAGACGTGAAGGCAGCGCCGGTCGCAGATTGTTTCGAGTTCGCGGGTATCCCGAGCATCGTGGGAGTCAACACGGCGCAGGATGTTACCGTTACAGTGTATGATCAGTATGGCCAACTGTTCGTAGGCTACACTGGGACGATCACCTTCGGCTCCAACAGGAGCGCGGACGTGATGCTGCCTCCCGACACTACTGTCCCGGCCGGAGAGAATCATGTGACCGTCCATGGAGGAATGACCTTCACGTCAACGGGCTGGTTCCTGGTTAGCGCTAGCGATTCAATCGACGATACAATCTATGGGGAGACAGCTGTCCGAGTGGAACTCGATACCCCCCACGTCGACCACTTCGTGATTACAGGTGAGACGGAGCTATTGCCTGGAGTGTACCACGACCTTACGGTCGAGGCGGTCGACCAGTTCGGCAGCACCTTCCAGACGTACACCGGGACCGTTCACTTCGCGACCGATGCCCCCGGAGGCACATATTCACTCCCGCAGGACACGGCGTTCGCTCCAGCAGACAATGGAGTGAAGGTATTCACGCACGCGATGAGGTTCAGTCAGATGGGAACTTACCAGGTGAATGTGAGCGACACGGTTGCCAAGACTGCATACGGGCTGCTGACTGGCATAAACGTCGCGACGATGCCGAACATCGTCTATACTGCTTACGACTTCTTCCAGGAGCCGTGGGGAGAGTGGTTCTGGAACCCCAATTGGAGGCATGAGTGGTACTATCAGGACTACATACTATCGAACACGACGGGCCAATACTCGATGCTGTATGACCCTGACCAAAACGGTGCTCGGGGCGTTATCTATGCGCCGTATAGGTTCAACATGACCGCCACGAACGTGTCTACAGTGGACGTGCACAATCCGGAGTTCATGCCAGTCCTCGGAGGCGTCGGTCCGCAGGTGGGAGCTGAGGCCGAGATGCACATACGCATGCAGTATCTCGACCACGCCTGGTGGAACAGCTACTGGTATCCGACCTGGGGCGGTGGGAGTTCAGTCATAAGGAACTACATCAACACGAACGACGGATATCTGATCGGTACAATCATTGACGTGGAGCTGAACCGGGAGGCGGCGTACGAGTGGATGGGCATGCCGACGACTGCTGATCCGGCCACATGGTGGGGGACCAACCAGTATCCGTACGAGGATGCTTGGAGCAACTGGATCGACAACGAAGGCAACAATCGCCTGGACATCTACTGCGGCTACGAGGACTACTACTATCCAGAGTGGACGTGGTCTGACATGAGTGTTGACGCGGACGGCGACATACTGCTCACTGTGGCACACATCAGCTGGGGCTACGAGGTTCTCATGACGAGATGGTTGAATGAGGCCCAGCTCTGCACGCACGAGCCCTGGTTCGAGGATTTCGACCTGCAGGCCACTTTGGGAGACGGCATCGCGAGAGTGTCCTTTGACGCAGCAGTGCAGTACGGATTCCATGCTGTGAAAGCGAACGCGAGCGCGAGCAACGACGGCGCGTGGGCCTGGGAACCCGCCGGAATAGACTACTGGCCGTCCTGGGCTCAGGCCCCTGCGTACCACCATTCTGAGTACGATCCGTACGCTGGTCCTTCATGGGGGTGGGGCGCCAAGACGACTTATCAGTCCTGGAACGCCGGCGACCCGAGATTCGGCAGTGAGGTCGAATACACCGCGACACCGCATCGGTTCAACCTGTACGAGTTCCAGACCCTCGTAGTGAAGTTACCTCAGGGCTCGAACGTTCCCGGGTATCTAGGCCAGGGCGCTGGTGCCAACGCGATATTCAACATGTCTCTCGGAGATACCCATGACTACGACGCGCTCAGGTATACGGGTACCGCGAGCCTCGGGTACGTGATAACGAATCCGACGAACCCTCTGGACATGGCGTCAGTGTATGATCCGGCAACGAAGACGCTGACCTTCACGGGCCCGTACGACTTCGACAATCCAGGCGGAAGGACAGGGGGAATGCTCTACCACGGCGCTCCTTGGATCGAGTTCAATGTTGATGCGAACTCGCCACCTTCTTACACGCATATTGTAACGAAGGGAGCACAAGGGCCCAGGGCAAGCGCTGTGACGTGGGAATATGTGCCAACGGACTACATGATGTGGACCGGACACATCGTGAATGACGGACTGCGGTCCCTCGTTGTCGACGTCTACGATATCACGACCGGCGTGCCAGTAGAGATAATGCACCAGAGGGTCAGGTTTGCGTCTTACGATGCGTATCCGACTGGCATTGTCGACACAGCAGGCGTCATCATGTCGCCTACCCACAGATATTCGATAACGGTGACGCCAAACGGCCCGAGGGGTTCGTCATGTACTGTAGATGACCCATTCCGAATCCCGCCCCCACCTCCTGTCGCGGTGTTCACTGCGTATGCGAACAATCTGACTGTATTTGTCGACGGATCTAGCTCTTACGACCTCGACGGATTCATAGTATCATACGATTGGGACTTTGGCGACGGAACGAGTGCGGCGGGAGTCACAGCCAATCACACGTACGCCACAAGAGGAACCTACACGATTACTTTGACAGTGATGAACAACTTCGGTCTCAACGGATCGGCGAGCGAGCAAGTAACGATAGTCACGCCGCCGCCCATCTGGGCATCGTTCACATACTCAGTGAACGGCCTGACAGTGAATGTCGACGCGTCCGCATCAAGCAGTGGGAATGGGATTGCGAGCTACGATTGGGACTGGGGTGACGGAACGACCGGAAGCGGCATGGTCGGGACCCATACTTATCCCGCTTCGGTCAACTCAACACCCTCGGAGCCCTACCACCCAACGCCCGGTCCCCCCCATGCCATCTTTGGCTTCACCTATGCCGCTGATGGGGTGACCGTGCTGACCGGCTGCAATGTGACTCTAGTGAATCTGCGAACGGGATACTCTCTGACCAACACCTCGGATGCCGTCTACGGCGCCTATGTCGTCGATGCATATGCCTTTGACACCGGCTGGTTTTTTGGCGACCTCATCAGAGTCGCTGCGACCTCGGGCGCACAAACCGGGTGGACAATCTCTCCCCTGACGGACAGCCTGAGTGGGTACGATCAGATTGATGTCGCGATGGGCTTTGGTGTAGCGACCATTACGTTGAGAGTCACGGACACGAATGGACAGACCGCCTCGGTTAGCCACACTGTGAAGCTGGTCCTGCCACCGATCGCGTCATTCACATTGACCGTGGATGGTCTGACGGTGAATGTCGACGCATCTGCATCTAGTGGTCAAGGCGGGATCGTCAGCTACTCGTGGGACTGGGGCGACGGAACGACTGGGACCGGCGTGACCGCGACGCACACGTACTCAACGGCGAGATCGGTGCTGTCAGATTCGGGACACGCTCTCTCGGGAAGAGGACGTATGCCGATGCCCTATACTGTCTTTGGATACACGTACGGCCCTGATGGTGTCACACCACTAAACGGCTGTACCGTGACCATCACGAATACTAGAACTGGGGAATCCATGATTTGGAACGAGACTCGTCAATACTGGGACCCCAACCTCAATATCTATTCCCTCGACCTGTTGGAGCTCCCAACCCTCTACATGATCGGTGACATGCTTATTGTCACGGCGACCAACGGCACATTTGTCGGATCGGTCCAAGCGCCCGTCACGGACAACCCGAACGGGTACCTCCGGATCGACGTGGTGCTGTCTGAAACCGTTGAGCCAATTGTGAAGACCATCACGCTGACAGTGACGGACTCGCTGGGACGGACCGCCTCGGTGAGCCAGCAGATCGTGCTCTACCCGTGA
- a CDS encoding DNA alkylation repair protein encodes MSAKTKKKVKGRTYDGIIKELKSLRNPKNIEGMARYGLNSPSTLGICMPDLMRIAKETGKDHELALRLWESGIYDARILAFMIDDWRLVTEQQMEHWAKGFDNWGIVDGCCGHLFDRTPFAYKKAIEWSKRKEEFVKRAAYTMMATLTVHDKKAEDEKMLRFLPLIVKGATDERRYVSKSVNWALRQIGKRNHALNEKAIETAERIKKLDSKAARWIASDALRELKGEAVQKRLLKQP; translated from the coding sequence ATGAGCGCAAAGACCAAGAAGAAGGTGAAGGGCAGGACCTACGACGGCATCATCAAGGAGCTCAAGTCACTCCGGAACCCGAAGAACATCGAGGGAATGGCCAGATATGGCCTCAACTCACCGTCCACTCTTGGGATATGCATGCCAGACCTCATGAGGATCGCTAAAGAGACTGGGAAGGACCACGAGTTGGCTCTTCGACTCTGGGAGTCTGGCATATACGATGCAAGGATACTTGCATTCATGATCGATGATTGGAGACTTGTGACTGAACAGCAGATGGAGCATTGGGCCAAGGGTTTCGATAACTGGGGGATCGTTGACGGCTGTTGCGGACATCTCTTCGACAGGACTCCGTTCGCCTACAAGAAGGCAATAGAGTGGAGTAAGAGAAAGGAGGAGTTTGTCAAGCGGGCTGCGTACACGATGATGGCCACGCTCACGGTCCACGACAAGAAGGCGGAGGACGAGAAGATGTTGAGGTTCCTCCCGCTCATCGTGAAGGGAGCGACCGACGAGCGCAGATACGTTAGTAAATCTGTCAACTGGGCCCTGAGGCAGATTGGGAAGAGGAACCATGCGCTCAACGAGAAGGCGATTGAGACCGCAGAGCGAATCAAGAAGCTGGACTCAAAGGCGGCCCGATGGATAGCCTCAGACGCCCTCAGGGAATTGAAAGGCGAAGCGGTTCAGAAGAGATTGCTCAAGCAACCATAG
- the pyrH gene encoding UMP kinase → MTKMEPVVLSLGGSVLVREEGDTAYIRKLAKILIGISSNFKLYVVTGGGKIARYYIRAGRDLGASESFLDEIGIEVTRLNARLLITALGDHACHTPPKNYDEAVHAGKTCSIVVMGGVSPGITTDAVSALLAERVKARRLINATSVDGAYTADPKSDPGAQRIPQMTHKELVALMGTSSVGAGPNHVFDAVGAKVLERSKISLAIVDGNDLANLSDALEGKNFKGTMVA, encoded by the coding sequence TTGACCAAAATGGAACCCGTTGTTCTTTCGCTGGGCGGCTCTGTACTGGTAAGGGAAGAGGGCGATACTGCCTACATACGAAAGCTCGCAAAGATACTGATTGGGATATCGTCCAACTTCAAGCTCTATGTAGTCACAGGCGGTGGGAAGATCGCTCGATACTACATCAGAGCAGGCAGGGATCTCGGCGCCTCCGAGAGCTTCTTGGATGAGATAGGGATCGAGGTCACGCGCCTGAACGCGCGCCTGTTGATAACCGCTCTTGGGGACCATGCCTGTCACACGCCGCCGAAGAATTATGACGAGGCAGTGCACGCGGGCAAGACATGTTCAATAGTCGTCATGGGGGGCGTGAGCCCGGGCATAACAACTGACGCTGTTTCAGCCCTTCTGGCCGAGCGCGTGAAAGCCCGGAGGCTCATCAACGCGACGTCGGTGGACGGTGCATACACCGCAGACCCGAAGAGTGATCCTGGCGCTCAAAGGATTCCTCAGATGACGCACAAGGAGCTCGTTGCGCTGATGGGCACGAGCTCCGTCGGCGCTGGTCCCAACCATGTCTTTGATGCAGTCGGGGCGAAGGTGCTGGAGCGTTCGAAGATATCCTTGGCGATTGTCGACGGAAACGACTTGGCGAACCTAAGTGACGCGCTCGAAGGGAAGAACTTCAAAGGAACTATGGTTGCTTGA
- the prf1 gene encoding peptide chain release factor aRF-1: MTELTDLQKYEFRRSLEEVRKLSGRGTELISLYIPPSRQISDVSNYLRSEYSQSSNIKSASTRKNVQSAISSILSRLKNFKQPPENGLVFFVGHRSIGADQTNMIQFVLEPPEPVPTFIYRCESKFLTEPIESMLETKETFGLIVIDRAEATIGLLSGKRIIPIKNMQSLVPSKHGRGGQSARRFERLIEIAAHEYYKKVADVVNESFLSQKNLKGILVGGPGPTKDYFVKSEYLHYELQKKILDTFDVGYTDEYGLKELVENSREELRDLDLMREKNIVQRLFEEIRKPDGGMSMYGEEQVKNALMIGAVDTLILSEALRRVRLKLTCPSCGAQKEAMAKDSTEDVKCSKCGAIMKVDEVDDLVDELHKVAAQNNTKVEFISGESEEGGLLMKAFGGIAGILRFRVN, from the coding sequence ATGACCGAGCTGACAGACCTCCAGAAGTACGAGTTCCGAAGGAGCCTCGAGGAGGTCCGGAAACTATCCGGACGGGGGACGGAACTCATCTCTCTCTACATCCCCCCATCGAGACAGATTTCCGATGTCTCGAACTACCTGCGCAGTGAATACTCTCAATCCTCCAACATCAAGTCTGCGAGCACTAGGAAGAATGTGCAGTCCGCGATCTCATCGATCTTGTCTAGGCTCAAGAACTTCAAGCAACCGCCCGAGAACGGACTCGTGTTCTTTGTTGGGCACAGGTCGATCGGTGCGGACCAGACCAACATGATACAGTTCGTTCTGGAGCCTCCGGAACCTGTGCCTACATTCATCTACAGGTGCGAATCGAAGTTCCTCACTGAGCCGATCGAGAGCATGCTGGAGACCAAGGAGACCTTCGGCCTCATCGTCATAGACCGGGCCGAGGCGACCATCGGGCTCCTGAGCGGGAAGCGGATCATACCGATCAAGAACATGCAGTCTCTGGTCCCGAGCAAGCACGGGAGGGGCGGCCAGTCAGCCCGCAGATTCGAACGGCTGATAGAGATCGCTGCGCACGAGTACTACAAGAAAGTGGCTGATGTGGTCAACGAATCATTCCTATCACAGAAGAATCTTAAGGGGATCCTAGTCGGCGGTCCCGGCCCCACCAAGGACTACTTCGTCAAGAGCGAGTACCTGCACTACGAGCTCCAGAAAAAGATACTGGACACTTTCGACGTCGGCTACACTGACGAGTACGGCCTCAAGGAGCTGGTCGAGAATTCCAGGGAGGAGCTGAGGGACCTAGACCTGATGAGGGAGAAGAACATCGTGCAGAGGCTGTTCGAGGAGATCCGGAAGCCGGACGGCGGGATGTCCATGTACGGCGAGGAGCAGGTCAAGAACGCCCTCATGATAGGCGCGGTCGATACTCTGATACTCTCGGAAGCCCTGAGGAGGGTCAGGCTGAAGCTCACATGTCCCTCGTGCGGCGCCCAGAAGGAGGCCATGGCGAAGGATTCCACAGAGGACGTCAAATGCAGCAAGTGCGGCGCGATCATGAAGGTCGATGAGGTGGACGACCTCGTCGACGAGCTGCACAAGGTCGCCGCACAGAACAACACCAAGGTGGAATTCATCTCAGGCGAATCTGAGGAGGGCGGACTGCTCATGAAGGCCTTCGGAGGCATCGCCGGCATACTGAGATTCAGAGTGAACTGA
- a CDS encoding arginine--tRNA ligase yields the protein MTKDPFQTFKEEISSAVAGALKELKVETPMVLDRPPAGMGDLSFPCFPLSKKLKKSPDAVAKDIASRIKPHGMIEKVETNGGYVNFRVSFEKLAQTSIDDALAKKGRFGASEHGKAKILVEHTSVNPTGPMHVGRARNPIIGDTLARILRQAGYDVATEFYVNDVGRQVVVMSWGVKHLKLDAEPERDKDDYRYVLYYQQANKLLEEKPELVGEVDEMLYKLEHGDHATVNLVRESCQKVLSAIVGSLGRLNVNVDVFTWESKFVADKSVEKIIAKLKDSEFSRELDGAHYLELESFGISGRETKWFFTRADGTSVYTTRDLAYHMDKFSRSDVAINILGEDHKLAMQQLSAALSIMGVERKPEIVYYAFVSLPEGKMSTRRGRVVNLDDLIDEAVDRALQEVKKRRTDLTEERMKEIANIVGIGALRYNIARIQAEKQIVFKWEDALNFEGSSAPFVQYAHARACSILAKAGEWERRFDSKQLVNDSEKELAKMIASFPSVIAECAEDRKTHLLAVFVQDLAAQFNQFYRFVPVLKSEGAARESRLALVEASMWTLKNALNCLGLEGPEEM from the coding sequence ATGACCAAGGACCCGTTCCAGACGTTCAAAGAAGAGATCTCATCGGCAGTCGCGGGCGCGCTCAAGGAGCTGAAGGTCGAGACGCCAATGGTCCTCGACAGGCCCCCGGCCGGCATGGGGGACCTCTCCTTCCCGTGCTTTCCGCTATCCAAGAAACTGAAGAAGTCACCGGACGCGGTCGCGAAAGACATCGCGTCAAGGATCAAGCCGCACGGGATGATCGAGAAGGTCGAGACGAACGGCGGCTATGTCAATTTCAGAGTGAGCTTCGAGAAGCTCGCGCAGACATCGATAGACGACGCGCTCGCGAAGAAAGGCAGGTTCGGCGCCTCCGAGCACGGGAAGGCAAAGATACTCGTCGAGCACACAAGCGTCAACCCGACCGGACCAATGCATGTGGGAAGGGCGAGGAACCCGATCATAGGCGACACTCTCGCCAGGATCCTGCGACAGGCGGGATACGATGTCGCAACGGAGTTCTATGTGAACGATGTCGGGCGCCAGGTGGTGGTCATGAGCTGGGGGGTGAAGCACCTCAAGCTCGATGCAGAACCTGAGCGCGACAAGGACGACTACAGGTACGTTCTCTATTACCAACAGGCCAACAAGCTGCTAGAGGAGAAGCCGGAACTGGTCGGAGAAGTCGACGAGATGCTGTACAAGCTCGAGCACGGGGACCATGCCACTGTGAACCTGGTCCGAGAATCCTGCCAGAAGGTCTTGTCAGCCATCGTAGGGAGCCTCGGACGGTTGAATGTCAATGTGGATGTCTTCACCTGGGAATCCAAGTTCGTAGCTGACAAGAGCGTCGAGAAGATCATCGCGAAACTGAAAGACTCGGAATTCAGCAGGGAGCTCGACGGCGCCCACTACCTCGAGTTGGAGAGCTTCGGCATCAGTGGCCGGGAGACCAAATGGTTCTTCACCCGCGCAGACGGCACATCCGTCTACACTACCCGGGACCTGGCGTATCACATGGACAAGTTCAGCAGATCCGATGTCGCAATAAACATCCTGGGAGAGGACCACAAGCTGGCGATGCAGCAGCTCTCGGCCGCATTGTCCATCATGGGAGTCGAGAGGAAGCCCGAGATCGTCTACTACGCATTCGTCTCTCTCCCCGAAGGCAAGATGTCCACGAGGAGGGGACGAGTCGTGAACCTCGACGACCTGATAGACGAAGCGGTCGACAGGGCCCTTCAGGAGGTCAAGAAGCGCAGGACGGACCTCACTGAGGAGCGCATGAAGGAGATCGCGAACATAGTGGGCATAGGGGCACTCAGGTACAACATCGCCAGGATACAGGCAGAGAAGCAGATCGTATTCAAATGGGAGGATGCGCTCAACTTCGAGGGCAGCAGCGCGCCTTTCGTCCAATACGCGCATGCGCGCGCATGCTCCATATTAGCCAAGGCCGGCGAATGGGAACGCAGGTTCGACTCGAAGCAGCTCGTGAACGATAGCGAGAAGGAGTTGGCGAAGATGATCGCCAGCTTCCCCTCAGTCATAGCAGAATGCGCGGAGGACAGGAAGACACATCTGCTCGCGGTCTTCGTTCAGGACCTCGCAGCCCAGTTCAACCAGTTCTACAGATTCGTGCCGGTCCTCAAATCCGAGGGAGCGGCGAGGGAATCGCGCCTGGCCCTAGTCGAGGCCAGCATGTGGACGCTCAAGAACGCGCTCAACTGCCTGGGACTCGAAGGTCCTGAAGAGATGTGA
- a CDS encoding lipoate--protein ligase family protein, with product MPRRWRLVDSGLVPPAESAALDEAVLEAHVQGAVPGTLHFYRRSVPTVSIGYFQKVADSVDLLECQRRGVSIVRRKSGGSSIYTDSGQLIYGLVIDGCDVPEDKSAFCVICEALARALSSFGVDARYRPPNDVEVGGRKLSGNAQLMRKGSVLQHGTVIVDTDLATMDAVLKLAPVKDRKVAKPSDRVTTLKSLLGRAPYMGSVKSSIVKKISETLDAEFIPGDMTDAEQGHVKRLVAERYSRDEWNMKL from the coding sequence ATGCCGAGAAGATGGCGGCTGGTCGACAGCGGGCTCGTGCCTCCTGCCGAGTCTGCGGCCCTGGACGAGGCCGTCCTGGAGGCGCATGTCCAGGGAGCCGTTCCAGGCACGCTTCACTTCTACAGACGGTCCGTGCCCACGGTCTCCATCGGGTATTTCCAGAAGGTGGCGGACTCCGTCGACCTCCTCGAATGCCAGAGGAGGGGCGTCTCCATAGTGAGGCGCAAATCTGGTGGGAGCTCGATATACACCGACTCAGGGCAGCTGATCTACGGCCTTGTCATCGACGGATGCGATGTGCCGGAGGACAAGAGCGCCTTCTGCGTAATCTGCGAGGCGCTCGCGCGCGCCCTCAGCTCCTTCGGGGTCGATGCGCGGTACCGTCCTCCGAACGATGTTGAAGTGGGCGGACGGAAGCTGTCGGGCAACGCGCAGCTGATGAGGAAGGGGTCGGTGCTTCAGCACGGGACGGTCATTGTCGACACCGACCTCGCGACCATGGACGCCGTGCTCAAGCTGGCTCCCGTCAAGGATCGAAAGGTCGCCAAACCGTCCGACCGCGTCACGACCTTGAAGTCACTGCTTGGGCGCGCTCCGTACATGGGCTCCGTCAAGAGCAGCATCGTCAAGAAGATCTCCGAGACGCTCGACGCCGAATTCATCCCAGGCGATATGACCGACGCTGAACAGGGCCATGTGAAGAGGCTCGTCGCGGAACGATACTCCAGGGACGAATGGAACATGAAGCTCTGA